One region of Streptomyces sp. NBC_00442 genomic DNA includes:
- a CDS encoding SAV2148 family HEPN domain-containing protein, with protein sequence MSSGGLELPPGDTGHEGESGDIPPGAVSLARPMEIGAELDWGADAWSEVRTRAQRAGRAYIWLNLVEQRLRAVVAAVLRPIYEPVHGDDWVVAAAGPAGQEWVQRAVAVREVSRRKGYLLDPADDNVLSFLTLPQLRELMVQHWPCFEPYVDDRRDVELALDELEVARNVVSRNRALNEAVLAQAERASARLLDVLGGGSGAPAAHRLPIDAVEDLVGDRYADVVSVHSDRVRLQRQLPAEDLFGGSRRLDAIGIGLNLLVQNYSGRRLVRLAESGCRIRLLFLNPASSAVKRRERELGLKKGELSRSVEMNILHMRRVRTALRDPGAFEIQVFDETPRFTAYLVDGDGADGLAVVQSYLRRARGMEAPVLVLRGGGRRGVVRPGQDVEHGLFETYREEFESVWVDSRPVS encoded by the coding sequence GTGAGCTCGGGAGGTCTTGAGCTGCCCCCTGGTGACACGGGTCATGAGGGGGAGTCCGGCGACATCCCGCCCGGAGCCGTCTCTCTCGCGCGCCCGATGGAGATCGGGGCCGAACTGGACTGGGGCGCCGACGCCTGGAGCGAGGTGCGTACGCGCGCCCAGCGGGCCGGGCGCGCCTACATCTGGCTGAACCTGGTGGAGCAGCGGCTGCGCGCCGTGGTGGCCGCCGTGCTCCGGCCGATCTACGAACCGGTCCACGGCGACGACTGGGTGGTCGCCGCGGCCGGGCCGGCCGGCCAGGAGTGGGTGCAGCGGGCCGTGGCGGTGCGCGAGGTCTCGCGCCGCAAGGGCTATCTGCTGGACCCCGCCGACGACAACGTGCTCAGCTTCCTCACCCTGCCGCAGCTGCGGGAGCTGATGGTGCAGCACTGGCCCTGCTTCGAGCCGTACGTGGACGACCGGCGCGACGTCGAGCTGGCCCTTGACGAGCTGGAGGTGGCGCGCAACGTCGTCTCGCGCAACCGTGCGCTCAACGAGGCGGTGCTCGCGCAGGCGGAGCGGGCCTCGGCGCGGCTCCTGGACGTGCTCGGCGGCGGCAGCGGCGCCCCGGCCGCGCACCGGCTGCCCATCGACGCCGTCGAGGACCTCGTCGGCGACCGCTACGCCGATGTCGTATCCGTCCACTCCGACCGGGTGCGCCTGCAGCGTCAGCTGCCGGCCGAGGACCTGTTCGGGGGGTCCCGCCGTCTCGACGCGATAGGCATCGGCCTCAACCTGCTGGTGCAGAACTACTCGGGTCGGCGCCTGGTGCGGCTCGCCGAGTCGGGCTGCCGCATCCGGCTGCTGTTCCTCAACCCGGCCAGCAGCGCCGTCAAGCGCCGCGAGCGGGAACTCGGCCTTAAAAAGGGCGAGTTGAGCCGCTCGGTCGAGATGAACATCCTGCACATGCGGCGGGTGCGGACGGCGCTGCGCGATCCGGGGGCCTTCGAGATCCAGGTCTTCGACGAGACGCCGCGCTTCACCGCGTACCTGGTGGACGGCGACGGCGCCGACGGCCTCGCGGTCGTGCAGTCCTATCTGCGCCGCGCCCGGGGCATGGAGGCGCCGGTCCTGGTGCTGCGCGGGGGCGGCCGGCGGGGTGTGGTGCGGCCGGGGCAGGACGTGGAGCACGGCCTTTTCGAGACCTACCGCGAGGAGTTCGAGTCGGTCTGGGTCGATTCGCGCCCCGTGTCCTGA
- the glgX gene encoding glycogen debranching protein GlgX — translation MQVWPGQAYPLGATYDGAGTNFAVFSEAARRIELCLLHDDGSETAVELRESDAFVRHAYLPGVLPGQRYGFRVHGPYEPQGGHRCNSAKLLLDPYARAMSGRIEWNESVYGYHFGRPDSRNDLDSAPHTMASVVVNPFFDWGDDRPPRTDYHHTVFYEAHVKGLTMLHPELPPEQRGTYAALAHPAVIEHLTQLGVTALELMPVHQFVNDHRLVDAGMSNYWGYNTIGFFAPHNAYASWGDRGQQVLEFKQAVRALHEAGIEVILDVVYNHTAEGNHLGPTLSFRGLDNAQYYRLADDARYYEDTTGTGNSLLMRSPHVLQLIMDSLRYWVTEMHVDGFRFDLAATLARQFHEVDRLSSFFDLVQQDPVVSQVKLIAEPWDVGEGGYQVGNFPPLWTEWNGKYRDTVRDLWRGEPRTLAEFAGRLTGSSDLYQDDGRRPLASINFHTCHDGFTLNDLVSYNDKRNDANGEGNRDGESHNRSWNCGAEGPTDDEEVTELRERQMRNFVATLMLSQGVPMISHGDEFGRTQGGNNNAYCQDNEVAWVRWPDPDDDPEGTLLEFTRAMVWLRRDHPVFRRRRFFHGRPVQGTHDELSDIAWFTPEGQEMTERDWQSANAKALSVFLNGNAISEPGPRGERISDDSFLLMFNASAETLDFVVPVNHGRQWQVVVETARREGVPPEGGAKVEAGGRITLIGRSMTVLRRPA, via the coding sequence ATGCAGGTGTGGCCGGGACAGGCTTACCCACTCGGCGCCACGTACGACGGCGCCGGGACAAATTTCGCGGTCTTCTCCGAGGCCGCCCGTCGGATCGAATTGTGTCTGCTGCACGACGACGGTTCGGAGACAGCCGTCGAACTGCGCGAGTCCGATGCGTTCGTACGCCACGCCTATCTGCCCGGCGTGCTGCCGGGCCAGCGGTACGGCTTTCGGGTGCACGGGCCCTACGAGCCGCAGGGAGGCCATCGCTGCAACTCGGCGAAGCTGCTCCTCGACCCCTACGCGCGCGCCATGAGCGGCCGGATCGAGTGGAACGAGTCGGTCTACGGCTACCACTTCGGGCGCCCCGACAGCCGCAACGACCTGGACTCGGCGCCGCACACCATGGCCTCGGTGGTGGTCAACCCCTTCTTCGACTGGGGCGACGACCGGCCGCCCCGCACCGACTACCACCACACCGTCTTCTACGAGGCCCACGTCAAGGGCCTCACCATGCTCCACCCCGAACTCCCGCCGGAACAGCGCGGCACCTACGCGGCGCTCGCGCACCCGGCCGTCATCGAGCACCTCACTCAACTGGGTGTCACCGCGCTCGAGTTGATGCCGGTGCACCAGTTCGTCAACGACCACCGGCTGGTCGACGCCGGCATGTCCAACTACTGGGGCTACAACACCATCGGCTTCTTCGCGCCGCACAACGCCTACGCCTCGTGGGGCGACCGCGGGCAGCAGGTCCTGGAGTTCAAACAGGCGGTGCGGGCGCTGCACGAGGCCGGCATCGAGGTCATCCTCGACGTGGTCTACAACCACACCGCGGAGGGCAACCACTTGGGGCCCACCCTCTCCTTCCGGGGCCTGGACAACGCGCAGTACTACCGGCTCGCGGACGACGCGCGCTACTACGAGGACACCACCGGCACCGGCAACAGCCTCTTGATGCGGTCCCCGCACGTCCTGCAGCTGATCATGGATTCGCTGCGCTACTGGGTGACCGAGATGCATGTGGACGGGTTCCGCTTCGACCTCGCCGCGACGCTTGCCCGCCAGTTCCACGAGGTGGACCGTCTCTCGTCCTTCTTCGACCTGGTGCAGCAGGACCCGGTGGTCAGCCAGGTCAAGCTGATCGCCGAGCCGTGGGACGTGGGCGAGGGCGGCTACCAGGTGGGTAACTTCCCCCCGCTGTGGACCGAGTGGAACGGCAAGTACCGCGACACCGTACGGGACCTGTGGCGCGGCGAACCGCGCACGCTCGCCGAGTTCGCGGGCCGGCTCACCGGGTCGTCCGACCTCTACCAGGACGACGGAAGGCGGCCGCTCGCGTCCATCAACTTCCACACCTGCCACGACGGCTTCACCCTGAACGACCTGGTCTCGTACAACGACAAGCGCAACGACGCCAACGGCGAGGGCAACCGCGACGGCGAGAGCCACAACCGGTCCTGGAACTGCGGCGCGGAGGGTCCGACCGACGACGAGGAGGTCACGGAGCTGCGCGAGCGGCAGATGCGGAACTTCGTCGCCACCCTCATGCTGTCGCAGGGCGTGCCCATGATCAGCCACGGCGACGAGTTCGGCCGCACCCAGGGCGGCAACAACAACGCGTACTGCCAGGACAACGAGGTCGCCTGGGTGCGCTGGCCGGACCCGGACGACGATCCCGAGGGAACGCTCCTGGAGTTCACCCGGGCCATGGTGTGGCTGCGCAGGGACCACCCGGTCTTCCGGCGCAGGCGCTTCTTCCACGGCCGGCCGGTGCAGGGCACGCACGACGAACTGTCCGACATCGCCTGGTTCACCCCCGAGGGCCAGGAGATGACGGAGCGGGACTGGCAGTCGGCGAACGCGAAGGCGCTGTCGGTGTTCCTCAACGGCAACGCGATCTCCGAGCCGGGGCCACGCGGCGAGCGGATCAGCGACGATTCGTTCCTGCTGATGTTCAACGCGAGCGCCGAGACCCTCGACTTCGTGGTGCCGGTGAACCACGGCCGCCAGTGGCAGGTGGTCGTGGAGACCGCCCGTCGCGAGGGCGTGCCGCCCGAGGGGGGTGCGAAGGTCGAGGCCGGGGGACGGATCACGCTGATCGGCCGGAGCATGACGGTGCTGCGCCGCCCGGCGTAG